The DNA region AGCAGCCTCATTGAGTTCTTCCAGTGGGCCTATTTctgtctcatttacactggtgtaaatcacaaGTAACTGAAAAATAAAGGCAACGTCAGGGAGCTCAGAATCAGCCGTTGGTCAGTTTTAATTTGGTGCAAGGCAAGGTGGTGTCTGAAAACTGATAAGCTTTGCAAATGAGCTTTGCATCTCTGTGTCAGGGTGAATTCCTGCACCATCTGAGTCAATTGGGGTCTTGgtattgatttcagtgtgtgtatgggggggtcaCTCTCTTAACCCTTGGTGGTCTGATTCTTCTCTCCCcgacattggtgtaaatcaagagtatccccactcaagtcaatagttacattagtgtaaaactagtggaaatgagaagagaatcaggggCTTGAATGTTTAAACAGTGGCCCAGGCATCACTTTATTTCTATCAGGAGAGCTTCCATAGAACTAAAGTGGAGCCTGGGCCTTGGGCTGACTCTTTGCACAGAGGTGGATTCACCCATAAGGTGCCCATGAATTATGTGGGGCAGACCCATGTTTAAAATGtgtctgaaaatgtgaaatttctgTCTGACTGAACTGTAGACAGAGAAACAAGAATGACCTAGAATTTTAATACAGGACTATGAATAAATAGAAATATACACTGCAAAGAAATGGCTTCCAGCTCACGGAATAGATTGGGATGCTACAGACACCCAAACTCCATGGCTATGGCCGTATCTTCCGCTCTCCCTATAGAGAATTCAAGGCCAAGATGAGAGTGGGCAACAACTGAAGAGGGGTCTGGTCGGTATGGCTAGCAGAAGGGGAAATCGTAGTGTTATACACAGAGGTCAAATGTAGCCAAACTCCTCCGCTATCatcaggtctctctctctttccacaaAAAATTGTCTCTTCCCCAGGGCCGTGTACTGGGCAGCGAGCTCCCTCTCCTTCTGCGCTTTCCTCTTCATCGCATCCCGctcccctctctgctctgggggGATGGGCAGTGACACTTCCAGCTCCTGGAGGGGCCGGCTCTTCAGAATGGCAGGAATGGGCTGGGATCCTCCTCTGGGATGCCAGGCGGGCGTGGAGGTAAGAGAAGGAAGTGGAGTGCACTCATAGGGCGGAGGCAGGTCCTTCCCAAAGGAGGGCTTGGTGGGAGGCACTCGGCTGCTGCCCTGCTTCAGAGTGACACGTCTAGGTGATGCTAAAGCAACTGACTTTGTATTTCCTGGGGCACGACAGAGTTTGCCAGTGACTTCCCATGGTCCATCCCTCCTACCACCACAGGTTGATTTTGGGTCCTGAGGAGGCCCCGGGGCTCTCTTGAGACCCAGCAGTGGCTTTGGCCAGGCACCGGAAGAGCTTCCTTCAGCCTTGTTGGACTGCAGAGCTGGAGCTCCTCGAGCAGGGCCCAGTGGAATCAGTTTCTTTCCCAACGGGTGGAAAACCTGGATAGACTCCAGCATGTGTAGCCCCAGGTGGCTCCGGGGCATTTTAAAAGGCTCTCGTTCCGGCTGGAAGATTTTCCCACCCTCTTGACTTCCAGGTTGTTTATCGTCCGGTTTTAATTTTCCCCTGCCTTGATTTGTACTTTTCCCCTTATCATGCCCTGAGCTGCTTAGTCTTTTGTGCTGCCGCTCTTCAGTCTTAGAAACATCTGCCTGGTCCACCGGTTTCCTCGGAGGCTGCCTATTGAGGTCAGTTGTCCTCTGTTTTGAGTCAGTGCATGGACTCTCTCGCCCGTCCCCTAAGGCGGTTACACTTCTGGTGTCAGTGGTGTTCTCAGCAGGGTGATGGTTCTCCAAATTCCCTTCCCATGGATCCTCAGGGATATGATCCCCTGACGCTGTCTCCTTCTCATCTCCGAGCCTCTTAGTGCCCGTTGTTTGGTCCTCTTCAGAGGGCTGGGCTGGTTCAGTAGCTGTTGGCATCTCAGAATTATTTGATCCTAATTTCTGGGGATCAGCGAGTCTGAGTTCATGCTCAGCAGAAGGCTTGTCAGACCCCACTGGGGGCGCAATGGCAGGAAGTGCCGAGGGTTCTGCCTGCTTTGAAGCTTTCCTGGGCGATTTGCCCTTCCCAGGTGCGGGACACGAGGCTCCATCCTGGGATTCAGTGGCGAGCGGAGGTTTGATGATATTCTTTTCCTCAATGCTCTCCTGAGAAATGTGTTTCCCTAGAGGCATCTGTTGGAGGGAATCACCTCCTGTCATCTGCCTGGGACCAACGAGCCTGTTGCTGTGTGACAAGGAGTTAGTTGCCTGAACAGATTCAATGCAGGCCATTAGCTGATTAATATCAGGGATTTCTAAGGGGAACAGTGGTGGCCCTTGTGATCCCTGAGGTATTTGAGACCCATCCAGGACCTCAGGAAGCATCTCTGGGCTGATTGTTTTCACTCCACCTCCTTGCGGAGCTGAGCCTGATTGTAGGCAGAAGGTCCTGGGCACATGCAGCGTTCCAGGCAAGGGGTCCGCCCCTGAAAGGAAAGAATCAGGAAAAGTCAGTAACACGTGAAGCAGAAGCTGTTGTGTCTGGGCCCGCAGGGCGACAACAGCGTCCAACACACAGTACTAAGGGGCAGCATAAGGTTTGTGGGCCATTAAAGTCTCACTATGGGGCTTCAGTTAGATTCAAGTGCTGGATCAACCTATAGCTTCATTGTTGTGTTATTGTATTTGGTTTCAGAGTTGTACTTTGTTATAATATCAATAGTCTGGGGGAGTCAAGCTCAGTAAGGAGTGGCTCTACAATAGTGAACTCTGTGGCAGAATTAGCATGTCCATAATAACAAGATCCAGCTATCTGTTGCCCATTACTGAATACGTATTAGCAAACTGGAATGTTGCTACACCTCCGTTACCACATTTTAGTGCTTGATGATGAAAGCCGTCCgaattcacaattttttttccagttcattgGCCGAACCAAAAACCATGGAAAAAAACATTCttttcatttctgatttttttaacccatttttttcatccaaaaatgaAGGCGATTTTGAGATGAAATGTCATTTGGAAgagaaaaactgaaatgtttccaaAACTTCaagatgaaacatttcattcattcTAATTTTTCCCAGCTGAAACAATTCGGCAAAATGCACATGAATTCATTAGTTATTTTGGTTGCCCTAAATTTGCATTTTTATCcaaaaattttcaaccaaaaaaTTTCACCTGGCTCGATTTATGACAGTATTACAATGAGCTGGCTAGTGCCCTCTGGTGGATATACTCAGAATGGCTGAAATGTGTGTCATAGGCCCCCATACTGCTCACGGCTAGTAGAAATTTGCTCTAGCAGTGGAGCTCCATAAGAGCAGGAGGATCTGAGTTCTGTCTCCAATGTTGTCAGCAACTATCTACTTGGTCAGGAAGCAGAAGGGTTTCTCTTCCTGCCATTATAAACTCCCTTTATGCACTGTCAGCTCAGGGCATTTGAGCCTGATTCATTTCAAACATAGCGTGAGCGAAGCCAAACTATGTGTAGAAATCATTTTCAAGTCCAATTGCCTGAAACATCCTCAGCTTCGGAAGAGTCTAGCCCCATAGCCATTGTCCAGCCAAGCTATCTTTCCAGCCTGAATtatccttaatcattttaaaaCCAGGCTTACAAATTATCCAGGGAACACAGTTCCCAGCCCCATGTGAATGGATCCTCCATCTTCACCTCTAATCGctcaggacctgatccaaagccccaggaagtcaatggaaaatctcCCAGTAAATTCAACAACCTTTAGTTCAGGTCTCAAGACAATGGAGCAATTAAGGTATGAAAGATTCACCACCCAGCAACAGGGGCTGGGGGCATCATCCCAGAATGAGGAAGTATGTTATATTAGCAGACAGGGTCCCACATTATAAGTACTCCCAAAGAACCTCTTAGCTTGACTATTAATACTCTGCCCATGGATTCATTaatggcctaatccaaagcctttCTGAGCTCACAGAAAgactctccttgacttcagtaTGCTTTAGATTAGACCCTCCCTTAATTACTTCATCATGAGTCCTACCAGCAAATGGTCCATTCTCCCTACACCTTAGATGAAGGTTTTAACCCCACTCACCTGCTGTGCTTAGATACTTTGATAAGTAATGTGCATTGTGCATATACCAAAGACAGGGACATAGACAGAATGGGCAACTGAATATTCCTTTATTCAGCTCACTGCTCACCTTTGAACCCTGGATCGATGGCCTGGGAATCCCTGGGCTGGGCTGAAACTGGATAGTACAAACTGGCCGAAGAGGAAGGGCGGGTGCCCATTGGCTGGATGGCTTTCAAGACCAGAACCATTTCACTCTGGGTGTTGGCTGGCACTTTAATGACCCTGCCTCTTTGCAcgatggagcccatctctcctgacTCCTGACCCCTCATGTCACGGTTGTAAAGATAGGCTcctctccagtcctgcaaaggAACTTGCTGGCCATGGACTTGGCTTTGATGAGCGTGCACTGAAGTAGTCGGGGGCTGAATCTGCATGAGGCTGGCATTTGCGGAAGGCTGAATACGGCCGTACAGGTGGCCCATGGGGTTGACTCTGTTGGCGTTGTTAAACGGAGGTGGTgcagagggagcagggctgggcacttCGTGGGCTAAGAGCGTTACAGGGAAGTGTGCAGAGATCGCTGCAGCTCCATAGGAATGACCCTTCACTCCCCATTCATAGACGGTGGAGTACGGAGCAGCTGAATTGGAGATCTGTATCTGTGCCCCAGTGCCATGTACATCTGGCCATAGGCCTGTTTCTGAAGGCTGATATGTAAAAGCATTGGTGTTTCCTGGATTAGCTTGAATGGGCTGGCTTGAGCCAGAAGGTGCGAGCCATGCTGAGCCAGCAGCTAGTACAGATGGCCTGGAGAAATTATGAAGTCCTCCTCCCACTGGAAGACTGTCAGTCACTTCAGGGAAGCTCAGATGATCAGGGTCTGGGTCTTCTGAGGATAGAGAGTTGTAGCTGTctgcacagaaaaacaaacagatgaCCCTAACATCTCCCAGGCTCCCATGGCAACCACCAGCCTTAGATAAAGGACTGGAAAATGACCCCAAACTCTGCCTTGAGAACTGGAGACCCAGCAGTAGCTACAGCAAACCTACAACCCAACCTGCTATTAAATCCCGGGGATGGGAAGTTTTTCGGCCCATCCATCCACTCACTAGACTAGCCTggggcttctctctctcaccaaagtCAGTGAAATCACCGCGGATTTACACGGGCGTAACTGAGAGCTGAATTGGGCTCCCACTGCTGTCATAAAAGGGTTTGTCAAGATTTTTATAACTCAGGAGAGAATTTTGTGTCCATGTTGCAGTTTCCCTGCACAGTCAGTTAAGGGTCCCCTAGTGTTGTCTGTGTGGGTCTCTCATGCCACAATAGAGGAGAGAAAAACAATTATAAACAGGAAATTGAGATCGCCTCTGCTTTCCTGTGCCAGAGTGACTCAGGAGCagggacataagaacataagaacggccacactgggtcagaccaaaggtccatctagcccagtaccctgtcttccgacagtggccaatgccaggtgccccagagggaatgaacagaacagggaatcatcaagtgatccatcccctgttgcccattcccagcttctggtaaacagaggctggggacaccatccctgcccctcttggctaatagccattgatggacctatcctccatgaatttatctagttcttttttgaaccctgttatagtcttggccttcacaacatcctatggcaggaagttccacaggttgactgtgcattgtgtgaagaaatacttccttttttttgctGGAACTATGGTTAGTGCCTTCATCTTTAAATGAAGACCTTTCAAGTTTTCTGTCTCTCTTACGCTTGAGACCAACAACCCATTCCTGGTAAGTGGCTAcctcccaccagccccactccctacACCCATCTCTTTTGTAAGCCGATGACATGAAAACTCTAAGTAACCATATCCTGTATCTTTGGTACCCCAGGTGCTCCCTTCTCCTCATCCCCACCATCTATTGCTATCACTTGTCCAGAACCCCCAGCGTGTCACAAGTTCCCCAACATGGTCTTCCTAGCTCCATGCCTAGCTTGACCTGTCCAGCTTGGAGAAGGGAGAGTGGTACTGCTGTGGAAGCAGCCTGGACCTTCCACATGGGCATGAGGGAACTGTGCTTACAAATACTCCCCTCTACCTATGAATCATGGGGACTCAATCTGGCCCTCAGGACAATAGCTATCCCCTACCTGCCATGACTGAGGGGAAATGATTAGCGCTGTATCTATTTCAATGTTCCTTGGAGGGACCAACTTTCCCCCCCTAGTCAACCAGACCACCCTTCCGGTAGAGAATGCTCTGTTACATTGTGATGATACAAATTTGTTTAGTGGTAAGCCCCACGGTAACCCTGAAGATTCTAACATGtcattgaagattgtgaggggaggggaaaggcagagaaTCTTATGATGAAAGATGAGGTCATAATGTGGGGGCAGTTTATTGGGGAAAGGGTGTCAGGGTTGCCACCAAGAAGGCAAGTGAATTAGCAAAGAAGGAAAATGATCCAGCCATGGGGTAAAGCATCAGCGAGACCACAGGTGGGATAACTCAACCTCATCACACTATACAAACATCAATGAATGACTCCTCACAGCTGTCCTTGGCACTGGGTGACACGATCCCCCTTGTACAGTTGAGAAAACTGAGGCTGAGAGGAtgaggcccaaattttcaaaagtcagtCCTGATTTTGAGGATACCTGTACACTGAAATCAGGAGGCATGGTTGCAGTGTGTGTAGCTAGATTTGA from Gopherus evgoodei ecotype Sinaloan lineage chromosome 2, rGopEvg1_v1.p, whole genome shotgun sequence includes:
- the C2H2orf78 gene encoding uncharacterized protein C2orf78 homolog, producing VSSANLISVLSMPTSKIQISNSAAPYSTVYEWGVKGHSYGAAAISAHFPVTLLAHEVPSPAPSAPPPFNNANRVNPMGHLYGRIQPSANASLMQIQPPTTSVHAHQSQVHGQQVPLQDWRGAYLYNRDMRGQESGEMGSIVQRGRVIKVPANTQSEMVLVLKAIQPMGTRPSSSASLYYPVSAQPRDSQAIDPGFKGADPLPGTLHVPRTFCLQSGSAPQGGGVKTISPEMLPEVLDGSQIPQGSQGPPLFPLEIPDINQLMACIESVQATNSLSHSNRLVGPRQMTGGDSLQQMPLGKHISQESIEEKNIIKPPLATESQDGASCPAPGKGKSPRKASKQAEPSALPAIAPPVGSDKPSAEHELRLADPQKLGSNNSEMPTATEPAQPSEEDQTTGTKRLGDEKETASGDHIPEDPWEGNLENHHPAENTTDTRSVTALGDGRESPCTDSKQRTTDLNRQPPRKPVDQADVSKTEERQHKRLSSSGHDKGKSTNQGRGKLKPDDKQPGSQEGGKIFQPEREPFKMPRSHLGLHMLESIQVFHPLGKKLIPLGPARGAPALQSNKAEGSSSGAWPKPLLGLKRAPGPPQDPKSTCGGRRDGPWEVTGKLCRAPGNTKSVALASPRRVTLKQGSSRVPPTKPSFGKDLPPPYECTPLPSLTSTPAWHPRGGSQPIPAILKSRPLQELEVSLPIPPEQRGERDAMKRKAQKERELAAQYTALGKRQFFVERERDLMIAEEFGYI